The Burkholderia ambifaria AMMD genome has a segment encoding these proteins:
- a CDS encoding LysR family transcriptional regulator, whose translation MDMLENMRLFVRVVEAGSFTAVAKEIDATTAQVSRAVSNLEAHVQTRLLHRTTRHLGLTESGERYFERAKSILAEIDYANAEARNALLRPSGKMRIHAMTGLGQSHVVSSIVRYQEDNPDVSVELTLAQRMPNLVEEGYDVSIVTASQLPDSGYVAQTCGTSCSVLVASRDYLARHGTPTTPDDLPNHVCLRLDTPASPASEWRLERGDDEETVYELQPAPFQVNVPDALCVAVRAGRGIACVALYTVLDDLREGRLIRVLPDYRLQTVSVYAVYATRRYLDAKIRTFLDHLRTTLTPALENDLRELDRLTVEHTPGKRQRA comes from the coding sequence ATGGACATGCTCGAAAACATGCGCCTGTTCGTGCGCGTTGTCGAAGCCGGCAGTTTCACCGCGGTCGCGAAAGAAATCGACGCGACCACCGCGCAGGTGTCGCGCGCGGTTTCGAATCTCGAAGCCCACGTACAGACGCGCCTGCTGCATCGCACGACGCGCCATCTCGGCCTGACCGAAAGCGGCGAGCGCTATTTCGAGCGGGCGAAATCGATCCTCGCCGAAATCGACTACGCGAACGCCGAAGCGCGCAACGCGCTGCTGCGGCCGAGCGGCAAGATGCGCATCCATGCGATGACGGGGCTCGGGCAGAGTCATGTCGTGTCGTCGATCGTGCGCTATCAGGAAGACAACCCGGACGTGTCGGTCGAGCTGACGCTCGCGCAGCGGATGCCGAACCTCGTCGAGGAGGGCTACGACGTGTCGATCGTGACCGCGTCGCAGTTGCCCGATTCCGGCTACGTCGCGCAGACCTGCGGCACGAGTTGCAGCGTGCTGGTTGCATCGCGCGACTACCTCGCGCGGCACGGCACGCCGACGACGCCGGACGACCTGCCGAACCACGTGTGCCTGCGCCTCGATACGCCCGCGTCGCCGGCCAGCGAGTGGCGGCTCGAGCGCGGCGACGACGAGGAGACCGTCTACGAACTGCAGCCGGCGCCGTTCCAGGTCAACGTGCCGGATGCACTGTGCGTCGCGGTGCGGGCGGGGCGCGGCATCGCGTGCGTCGCGCTGTACACGGTGCTCGACGACCTTCGCGAAGGGCGGCTGATCCGCGTGCTGCCCGACTATCGGCTGCAGACGGTCAGCGTGTACGCCGTCTATGCGACGCGCCGCTATCTGGACGCGAAGATCCGCACCTTCCTCGACCATCTGCGCACGACGCTTACGCCCGCGCTGGAAAACGACCTGCGCGAACTCGACCGTCTCACGGTCGAGCACACGCCGGGCAAGCGTCAGCGCGCGTGA
- a CDS encoding HPP family protein, with protein sequence MSSGSSPSRRTFRQWLHSFIPHPMTLGWRERMRSCAGALVGIATVGVTMRLLPGVPGLMPLLVAPMGASAVLLFAVPASPLAQPWSIIGGNLVAATVGVACAQWIADPITAAAVAVALAIGGMFALRCVHPPSGAVALTAVLGGPAIHALGFGFVVEPIALQSGILLSAALVYHALTGHRYPHGGVRPDAKPQAGSAAPARGGFTRADLDAVLKRRSEWLDVDPDDLEMLLRETEMQAYTRTFGQLTCADLMTKNAIEVAPSTSVAAALTLLERHRVKALPVVDGDARLIGIVTRADLTRQARRPTPLWQRLSARLPQSFGGQPPSVATVMTRDVASVPQTMPLTALVPLFTHSGHHHIPVVDASRRLVGIITQTDLVTGLYRQTQMLEAA encoded by the coding sequence ATGTCGTCAGGCTCCTCCCCGTCGCGCCGCACGTTCCGCCAATGGCTGCACAGCTTCATTCCCCATCCGATGACGCTCGGCTGGCGCGAACGCATGCGCTCGTGCGCGGGCGCGCTCGTCGGCATCGCGACGGTCGGCGTCACGATGCGGCTGCTGCCCGGCGTGCCGGGCCTCATGCCGCTGCTCGTCGCGCCGATGGGCGCGTCGGCCGTGCTGCTGTTCGCGGTGCCCGCGAGCCCGCTCGCGCAGCCGTGGTCCATCATCGGCGGCAATCTGGTGGCCGCGACCGTCGGCGTCGCGTGCGCGCAATGGATCGCCGATCCGATCACGGCCGCCGCGGTCGCGGTCGCCCTCGCGATCGGCGGCATGTTCGCGCTGCGCTGCGTGCACCCGCCGTCCGGCGCGGTCGCGCTGACGGCCGTGCTCGGCGGCCCGGCGATCCACGCGCTCGGCTTCGGCTTCGTGGTCGAGCCGATCGCGTTGCAATCGGGGATCCTGCTGTCGGCGGCGCTCGTGTATCACGCGCTGACGGGCCATCGCTATCCGCACGGCGGCGTGCGTCCCGACGCGAAACCGCAAGCCGGCAGCGCCGCGCCCGCACGCGGCGGCTTCACGCGCGCCGATCTCGACGCGGTGCTCAAGCGCCGCAGCGAATGGCTCGACGTCGATCCGGACGACCTCGAAATGCTGCTGCGCGAAACCGAGATGCAGGCGTATACGCGCACGTTCGGCCAGCTCACGTGCGCCGACCTGATGACGAAGAACGCGATCGAAGTCGCGCCGTCCACGTCGGTGGCGGCCGCGCTGACGCTGCTCGAGCGCCATCGCGTGAAGGCGCTGCCCGTCGTCGACGGCGACGCTCGCCTGATCGGCATCGTCACGCGCGCCGACCTCACGCGCCAGGCGCGCCGCCCGACGCCGCTGTGGCAGCGGCTGTCCGCGCGGTTGCCGCAGTCGTTCGGCGGCCAGCCGCCGAGCGTCGCCACCGTGATGACCCGCGACGTCGCGTCCGTGCCGCAGACCATGCCGCTTACCGCGCTGGTGCCGCTGTTTACGCACTCGGGCCACCACCACATCCCGGTCGTCGACGCGTCGCGCCGGCTCGTCGGGATCATTACGCAGACCGATCTCGTCACCGGCCTGTACCGGCAGACGCAGATGCTGGAAGCCGCGTAA
- a CDS encoding MarR family winged helix-turn-helix transcriptional regulator, with amino-acid sequence MTDNRRSLTKSDFQQLSEFRYQMRRFERFSERAAQSEGVTPLQYLLLLHIKGYPHREWATIGEIAERLQAQHHGVVALVTRCEALGLVKRKTSEADRRQVEVHLEEAGETLLARLAAMHRAELKSLKGAFQVPQIDY; translated from the coding sequence ATGACCGATAACCGACGCTCGCTGACCAAAAGCGATTTCCAGCAACTGTCCGAATTCCGCTATCAGATGCGCCGCTTCGAGCGCTTCTCCGAACGCGCCGCGCAAAGCGAAGGCGTGACGCCGCTGCAATACCTGTTGCTGCTGCACATCAAAGGCTACCCGCACCGTGAATGGGCAACCATCGGGGAAATCGCCGAACGCCTGCAGGCGCAGCATCACGGCGTCGTCGCGCTGGTGACGCGCTGCGAGGCGCTCGGGCTCGTGAAGCGCAAGACGAGCGAAGCGGACCGCCGGCAGGTCGAGGTGCACCTCGAAGAGGCCGGCGAAACGCTGCTCGCGCGCCTCGCGGCCATGCATCGCGCCGAGCTGAAATCGCTCAAGGGCGCGTTCCAGGTTCCGCAGATCGATTACTGA
- a CDS encoding chloride channel protein encodes MNAPHKRDFSTNERLPRIALLAAGIGLLSTLAAFVLLSLIHLFTNLFFFQQFSFTERSPANHTLGAWVIVVPVIGGLIVGLMARFGSEKIRGHGIPEAIEAILFGKSRMSPKVAILKPLSSGVVIGSGGPFGAEGPIIMTGGALGSLIAQCVHVTAAERKTLLVAGAAAGMTAVFGTPVAAVLLAVELLLFEWRPRSFLPVALACAVAGFARAVFFGVEPLFPLTTASPTPVALLSCIVAGLLSGMLACGLSAALYRVEDTFAKLPVHWMWWPALGAIVIGIGGWLEPRALGVGYDVIGDLLHQHIALKIALALLIVKAVMWVIALGSGTSGGVLAPLLMLGAGLGTVLSPVLPGGDPALWPLVCMAATLGATLGAPLTAIVFAFGLTHDANALLPLLAATLVAHGFATIVMKRSIMTEKIARRGYHIYREYGVDPLERHDVTEVMTPADALVAIDGATPLDAVESQYFGAKQTHRAYPVVQNGRLLGLVDRATLDAHRAQAGPDAPLASAFADRAPAVAQAHETCRVVASRLAMLGLERLPVVDDPQSLRVTGIVSRSDLIKPALQHFDDEQKRERFRPVVPVNLRDIGARKVG; translated from the coding sequence ATGAACGCACCACATAAACGCGATTTCTCGACCAACGAACGCCTGCCCAGGATCGCGTTGCTCGCCGCCGGGATCGGCTTGCTCAGCACGCTGGCGGCGTTCGTGCTGTTGAGCCTGATTCACCTGTTCACGAACCTGTTCTTCTTCCAGCAGTTTTCGTTCACCGAACGTTCGCCCGCGAACCATACGCTCGGCGCATGGGTGATCGTCGTGCCGGTGATCGGCGGATTGATCGTCGGGCTGATGGCGCGCTTCGGTTCGGAGAAGATCCGCGGCCACGGCATTCCCGAGGCGATCGAGGCGATCCTGTTCGGCAAGAGCCGCATGTCGCCGAAGGTCGCGATCCTCAAGCCGCTGTCGTCGGGCGTCGTGATCGGCAGCGGCGGCCCGTTCGGCGCCGAAGGCCCGATCATCATGACGGGCGGCGCGCTCGGCTCGCTGATCGCGCAATGCGTGCACGTGACCGCCGCCGAGCGCAAGACGCTGCTCGTCGCGGGCGCGGCCGCCGGCATGACCGCCGTGTTCGGCACGCCGGTCGCCGCCGTGCTGCTCGCGGTCGAGCTGCTGCTGTTCGAATGGCGTCCGCGCAGTTTCCTGCCGGTCGCGCTCGCCTGTGCGGTCGCCGGTTTCGCACGCGCGGTGTTCTTCGGCGTCGAGCCGCTGTTTCCGCTCACCACCGCATCGCCCACGCCCGTCGCGCTGCTGTCGTGCATCGTCGCGGGCTTGCTGTCGGGCATGCTCGCGTGCGGGCTGTCGGCGGCGCTGTACCGCGTCGAGGACACCTTCGCGAAGCTGCCGGTGCACTGGATGTGGTGGCCGGCGCTCGGCGCGATCGTGATCGGCATCGGCGGCTGGCTCGAGCCGCGCGCGCTCGGCGTCGGCTACGACGTGATCGGCGACCTGCTGCATCAGCACATCGCGCTGAAGATCGCGCTGGCACTGTTGATCGTGAAAGCCGTGATGTGGGTGATCGCGCTCGGCTCCGGCACGTCCGGCGGTGTGCTCGCCCCGCTGCTGATGCTCGGCGCGGGCCTCGGCACCGTGCTGTCGCCGGTGCTGCCCGGCGGCGATCCGGCGCTGTGGCCGCTCGTCTGCATGGCCGCGACGCTCGGCGCCACGCTCGGTGCACCGCTCACCGCGATCGTGTTCGCGTTCGGCCTCACGCACGACGCAAACGCGCTGCTGCCGCTGCTCGCGGCGACGCTCGTCGCGCACGGCTTCGCGACCATCGTGATGAAGCGCTCGATCATGACGGAAAAGATCGCGCGCCGCGGTTATCACATCTATCGCGAATACGGCGTCGATCCGCTCGAACGTCATGACGTGACTGAAGTGATGACGCCCGCCGACGCGCTCGTCGCGATCGACGGCGCCACGCCGCTCGACGCCGTCGAGTCGCAATACTTCGGCGCGAAGCAGACGCATCGTGCGTACCCGGTCGTGCAGAATGGCCGCCTGCTCGGCCTCGTCGATCGCGCGACGCTCGACGCGCACCGCGCGCAAGCCGGGCCTGACGCACCGCTCGCGAGCGCGTTCGCCGATCGCGCACCGGCCGTCGCGCAGGCACACGAGACGTGCCGCGTGGTCGCATCGCGACTCGCGATGCTCGGCCTCGAACGGCTGCCGGTCGTCGACGATCCGCAATCGCTGCGCGTCACCGGCATCGTGTCGCGCAGCGACCTGATCAAGCCCGCGCTCCAGCACTTCGACGACGAACAGAAACGCGAGCGCTTCCGCCCGGTCGTGCCGGTCAACCTGCGCGATATCGGCGCCCGCAAGGTCGGCTGA